AAGTAACCCCTGAAGCCACACTCGTAGGCGACCTCGGCGCGGAATCGATCGACTTTCTCGATATTGTCTTCCGTCTCGAAAAAGCCTTTGGCATCAAAGTCGAACAGGGCGAACTCTTCCCGGAAGCAGTCTTCACCGACCCCAAATATGTCGTGGATGAAAAAGTTACCGATGAAGGTCTAGCTGAGCTTCGCAAACGCCTGCCGCACATGAACCTCGACAAGTTCGCTCAGAGTCGCAAGGTCGAGGAATTCCCGCAGATGATTACCGTTGAAGACATCGTGCGGTTTGTCGAGAAGAAGGCGCAGTGAAATTAATTCATCGACTGACAGGTAATCACGAAACACCACGCCAGCAGAGACTATTTTAATCGGCAACCGAGGCTGCCATGCGCTGGATCTGGATCGATCGCATTCTTGAACTGGAAAAAGGCAAGCGATGCGTCGCGATTAAAAACATATCGCTGGCTGAAGAAGTTCTACACGACCATTTTCCAGCGTTGTGTGACACGGACGGCAAGGTCCAACGAGAGGCAATGCCGGTCTTACCGAACCCTCTGATTGTTGAGGGCATGGCACAGACTGCAGGCATTCTCGTTGGCCATGCCTATGACTTCGCCGAAAAAGTGATCCTTGCCAAAATTGGAAAGGCTGTGTTTACCGATGCCGGTTGGCCGGGTTACACCCTGCGATTTTCAGCCACTATCGAACGGATCGATCCCACCGGCGCATCCACAACGGGCATTGTTGAGCGGATCGATCCCGCGACAGGTGCCGTCACACCCTTGGCGACAATTG
The nucleotide sequence above comes from Phycisphaeraceae bacterium. Encoded proteins:
- a CDS encoding acyl carrier protein is translated as MALTHDEVLGKVRSVLVEALGADEDEVTPEATLVGDLGAESIDFLDIVFRLEKAFGIKVEQGELFPEAVFTDPKYVVDEKVTDEGLAELRKRLPHMNLDKFAQSRKVEEFPQMITVEDIVRFVEKKAQ